From a region of the Impatiens glandulifera chromosome 4, dImpGla2.1, whole genome shotgun sequence genome:
- the LOC124934971 gene encoding uncharacterized protein LOC124934971 → MAWSLKKILKLKNSVDSIFDIRLGDGRGTLFWHDPWFESRPLIDRENFLGMRIMRDCAASTVKYIHGGLWNSIIRRAPKGRKVLDHLSGIQLNDRADVHLWNAKEDGNHPDALFYSLVAFRRRLSTQGRIQVYMDISDVSCLLCDGNLETIDYLLGGCPFTRHVWNKFTSTMSEAWEEIMAAAQDRTKNLNVFVGFLHIAGVEAHEPLDYSCV, encoded by the exons ATGGCATGGTCTTTAAAGAAGATTCTGAAATTGAAAAATAGTGTTGATTCAATCTTTGACATTCGACTCGGGGATGGACGAGGTACTCTCttttggcatgatccttggTTTGAGAGCCGACCACTTATTGATAGAGAAAATTTTTTAGGGATGAGGATTATGAGAGATTGTGCGGCTTCCACGGTTAAATATATACACGGTGGGCTTTGGAATTCTATTATTAGGCGGGCTCCAAAGGGAAGAAAAGTACTTGATCATTTGAGTGGTATCCAATTGAACGATAGGGCTGATGTTCATTTGTGGAATGCTAAAGAGGATGGAAA TCATCCCGATGCATTGTTTTATTCTTTGGTTGCTTTCCGTAGAAGACTTAGCACTCAGGGTCGAATTCAAGTTTACATGGACATTTCGGATGTTAGTTGCTTACTTTGTGATGGAAATTTGGAGACGATTGATTACTTACTCGGGGGCTGTCCATTTACAAGGCATGTGTGGAATAAGTTCACTTCGACGATGTCAGAGGCGTGGGAGGAGATTATGGCTGCTGCCCAAGATAGAACTAAG AACTTGAATGTGTTTGTCGGATTCCTGCATATAGCTGGTGTTGAAGCCCACGAACCACTCGACTATAGCTGCGTCTGA
- the LOC124934972 gene encoding uncharacterized protein LOC124934972 encodes MFLQSLTLDSRMDEVLSFGMIRGGLRREEELKSKKIWNFIRERGQVVNWAALVWSSKVILMHRFILWLAFRRRLSTRDRIQVYMDIPDASCLLCDGNVEAIDHLLGGCPFTRHVWNKFTSAMSEAWEEIIVAAQDRTRANKFPANIFKYNFASIVYHV; translated from the exons ATGTTTCTTCAATCTTTGACACTGGACTCGAGGATGGATGAGGTCCTCTCTTTTGGCATGATCCGTG gCGGACTACGAAGGGAAGAAGAGTTAAAGTCTAAAAAGATTTGGAATTTCATAAGGGAAAGAGGTCAAGTTGTTAATTGGGCAGCTCTTGTTTGGTCTTCTAAAGTCATCCTGATGCATCGTTTCATTCTTTGGTTGGCTTTCCGTAGAAGACTTAGCACTCGGGATCGAATTCAAGTTTACATGGACATTCCAGATGCTAGTTGCTTACTTTGTGATGGAAATGTGGAGGCGATTGATCACTTACTCGGGGGTTGTCCGTTTACAAGGCATGTGTGGAATAAGTTCACTTCGGCGATGTCGGAGGCATGGGAGGAAATTATAGTTGCTGCCCAAGATAGAACTAGGGCAAATAAATTTCCAGCAAACATTTTTAAGTACAATTTTGCCTCTATCGTGTATCATGTTTGA